The bacterium genome includes a window with the following:
- a CDS encoding translation elongation factor-like protein, with protein sequence MKKKAVKKSKKVVKKPAKAVKKIKAAKSIGVVTHFYGGIKVAIVKFKKPMKQGSVIKIKGATTDFEQTIKSMQYDHKDIAVAKKGQEVGMKVNKKVRDGDEIFE encoded by the coding sequence ATGAAAAAGAAAGCTGTGAAGAAATCTAAAAAAGTAGTAAAAAAACCGGCTAAGGCGGTAAAAAAGATTAAAGCAGCCAAGTCAATCGGTGTGGTCACGCATTTTTACGGGGGCATAAAGGTGGCTATTGTTAAATTTAAAAAGCCGATGAAACAGGGCTCGGTAATCAAAATTAAAGGAGCCACTACTGATTTCGAACAGACGATAAAATCTATGCAGTATGATCATAAAGATATTGCCGTGGCCAAAAAAGGGCAGGAAGTCGGAATGAAAGTGAATAAAAAAGTGCGCGATGGAGACGAAATCTTTGAGTAA
- a CDS encoding LOG family protein, translated as MVSRLNPRRHLKYKICVSGAAETGHCAIDALEKAEQIGREIANAGMVLVTGATTGIPYWSAKGAKEAGGIVIGLSPASSEAAHIKSYKLPTDYHDVIVYTGFDYSGRNLLLTRSADAVITICGRLGTLNEFTIAFEDHKPIGVLTGTGGMADMIKDIVDKSHRGPGKVIYDPDPKSLVEKLIKMIEKEKENNKKI; from the coding sequence ATGGTCAGCCGTTTAAACCCTCGCCGGCATCTCAAATATAAAATTTGCGTCTCGGGAGCCGCCGAGACCGGGCATTGTGCTATTGATGCTTTAGAAAAGGCCGAGCAGATTGGTCGCGAGATTGCTAATGCCGGAATGGTTTTGGTGACCGGCGCGACCACCGGTATTCCATATTGGTCCGCCAAAGGTGCCAAAGAAGCGGGGGGGATAGTTATTGGGCTTTCTCCTGCCTCTTCCGAAGCCGCGCATATTAAATCCTACAAGCTTCCCACTGATTATCATGATGTGATTGTGTATACCGGATTTGATTATTCAGGGCGCAATCTTTTATTGACCCGGTCTGCAGATGCGGTGATTACGATTTGCGGTCGCTTGGGAACGTTAAATGAATTCACAATCGCCTTTGAAGACCATAAGCCGATTGGCGTCTTGACGGGTACGGGTGGCATGGCGGATATGATTAAAGATATAGTGGATAAGTCGCATCGGGGGCCGGGAAAGGTAATTTATGACCCCGACCCCAAGAGTTTAGTGGAGAAGCTTATCAAGATGATAGAAAAAGAGAAAGAAAATAATAAAAAAATATAA
- a CDS encoding MBL fold metallo-hydrolase, which produces MKLTFHGATKQVTGSNFLLESDGQKILIDCGLNQGDSFVEKHNFEPFPYNAKEISAVLVTHPHVDHVGRLPKLYKDGFRGKVYSTPPCRDAAQILLTDSEHILIQEAERFKQPVIYGIREIEELMTHWEGIEYHQQITVGNFKATFYNAGHILGSSFILVEAEGKRMIFSGDLGNSPAPMIGRREDPPAGVDYCLVEGTYGNRIHPPMSVRKGILEDMIEDTVKSGGVLMIPAFAMERTQELLFELNDLVESGRIPSLPIFVDSPLAIKLTEVYKKHYKYFDEDTQKKFHSGDGIFNFPGLKMTLTVDESKGINKVPAPKVIIAGAGMSNAGRILHHEKLYLSDPNSTIFMVGYQAAGSLGRKILDGEKKVKVLGEVVNVRCRVVVATAYSAHADQPQLLEWLTPMRGKIKKVFVIHSEEESGKELVQKMRDELAIDGEVPEPNSSVEL; this is translated from the coding sequence ATGAAACTTACTTTCCACGGCGCGACCAAGCAGGTTACCGGCTCCAATTTTTTATTAGAATCTGATGGCCAGAAAATTTTAATTGATTGCGGTTTGAATCAAGGAGATAGCTTTGTTGAAAAACATAACTTCGAGCCATTTCCATACAATGCGAAAGAAATTTCTGCTGTCTTGGTGACCCATCCGCACGTTGATCACGTTGGTCGGTTACCGAAGCTTTATAAAGATGGTTTTCGCGGGAAGGTTTATTCCACGCCGCCTTGCCGTGATGCCGCCCAGATACTACTCACCGACTCCGAGCATATTTTGATTCAGGAAGCCGAACGTTTTAAGCAGCCGGTAATTTATGGCATTCGCGAAATTGAAGAGTTGATGACGCATTGGGAAGGAATTGAATATCATCAGCAGATTACTGTGGGTAATTTTAAAGCCACTTTTTATAACGCTGGTCACATTTTGGGCTCCAGTTTTATTTTAGTAGAGGCAGAGGGGAAGAGAATGATTTTTTCAGGAGACTTAGGGAACTCTCCGGCTCCGATGATCGGCAGGCGTGAGGATCCTCCGGCCGGCGTAGATTATTGTTTAGTTGAAGGGACTTATGGCAATCGGATCCATCCGCCGATGAGCGTTCGGAAAGGAATTCTAGAAGATATGATTGAAGACACAGTGAAGTCAGGTGGCGTCTTGATGATTCCGGCTTTCGCAATGGAGCGCACGCAAGAGTTGCTTTTTGAACTCAACGATTTAGTTGAGAGCGGCCGGATACCGAGCTTGCCGATTTTTGTGGATAGCCCGCTCGCTATTAAACTTACAGAGGTTTATAAAAAGCATTATAAATATTTTGATGAAGATACTCAGAAAAAATTTCATTCCGGGGACGGTATATTTAATTTCCCGGGTTTGAAAATGACTTTAACTGTGGATGAATCGAAGGGGATTAACAAAGTTCCGGCACCGAAAGTGATTATCGCCGGGGCGGGCATGTCTAATGCCGGAAGAATTTTGCATCATGAAAAACTCTATCTTTCCGATCCGAACAGCACCATATTTATGGTTGGCTATCAGGCGGCGGGCTCATTAGGCCGAAAGATATTGGATGGTGAGAAAAAAGTGAAAGTTTTGGGAGAAGTAGTAAATGTGCGATGCAGGGTTGTGGTAGCAACTGCTTATTCTGCTCATGCCGACCAGCCCCAGCTTCTGGAGTGGCTCACACCTATGCGGGGAAAAATAAAAAAGGTTTTCGTGATTCACTCCGAAGAGGAATCAGGCAAGGAATTAGTGCAAAAAATGAGAGATGAGTTGGCTATAGACGGAGAAGTGCCAGAGCCGAATTCTTCTGTTGAATTGTGA